A single window of Rhodamnia argentea isolate NSW1041297 chromosome 5, ASM2092103v1, whole genome shotgun sequence DNA harbors:
- the LOC115743701 gene encoding mitochondrial substrate carrier family protein B-like produces the protein MQTEARVGVVVEGGQRGISSGHGSLAAVDGAARRCSQKCQQQQQQQQAQIGTVPQLLAGGVAGAVSKTCTAPLARLTILFQVQGMHYDLATMKKASIWHEASRIVREEGYRAFWKGNLVTIAHRLPYSSVNFYIYEQYKKVLHMIPGVESYRGNMSTELCIHFVGGGLAGMTAATATYPLDLVRTRLAAQTNVIYYRGIWHALRTITREEGWLGLYKGLGATLLSVCPSIAISFSVYETLRSSWQSHRPDDPTVAVSLACGSLSGFASSTATFPLDLVRRRKQLEGAGGRARIYQTGIFGTLKHIVRNEGFRGLYRGILPEYYKVVPGVGICFMTYEALKMLLADIASDL, from the exons atgcaGACGGAGGCGAGAGTCGGAGTTGTGGTGGAAGGAGGTCAGAGAGGGATTAGCTCGGGGCATGGGAGTCTCGCGGCGGTGGACGGAGCTGCGCGCAGATGCTCGCAGAAGtgccagcagcagcagcagcagcagcaggcaCAGATCGGGACGGTGCCGCAGCTGCTTGCCGGTGGCGTCGCTGGGGCCGTCAGTAAGACCTGTACGGCTCCCTTAGCGCGACTCACCATACTCTTTCAG GTGCAAGGTATGCATTATGATTTAGCAACTATGAAGAAGGCCAGCATATGGCATGAGGCTTCAAGGATTGTGCGTGAGGAAGGATATAGAGCTTTCTGGAAAGGGAACCTAGTCACAATTGCCCATCGCCTTCCTTATTCTTCTGtaaacttttacatttatgaGCAGTACAAGAAG GTGCTTCATATGATCCCGGGAGTGGAAAGTTATAGGGGAAATATGAGTACAGAGCTCTGCATACATTTTGTTGGCGGTGGTCTAGCAGGAATGACAGCTGCAACAGCTACATATCCCTTAGATCTTGTCAGAACTCGTCTTGCGGCTCAG ACAAATGTTATCTACTACAGAGGTATCTGGCATGCTTTACGAACAATAACCAGAGAAGAGGGCTGGTTAGGACTTTACAAGGGGCTTGGAGCCACTCTTTTG AGTGTGTGCCCCAGCATAGCTATAAGTTTTTCTGTGTATGAGACCTTGAGATCTTCTTGGCAGTCACATAG GCCCGATGATCCCACTGTTGCTGTTAGCCTGGCATGTGGCAGTCTTTCTGGGTTTGCATCTTCAACAG CGACGTTCCCGTTGGATCTTGTGAGGAGACGGAAGCAGTTGGAAGGAGCAGGAGGCCGAGCTCGGATATATCAGACTGGAATATTCGGCACGTTGAAGCACATAGTCCGGAATGAGGGATTTCGTGGTTTGTACAGAGGGATCCTTCCTGAATACTACAAGGTGGTTCCCGGCGTAGGCATATGCTTCATGACGTATGAAGCGCTGAAAATGCTTCTTGCGGACATTGCTTCTGATTTATAG